The proteins below come from a single Jaculus jaculus isolate mJacJac1 chromosome 12, mJacJac1.mat.Y.cur, whole genome shotgun sequence genomic window:
- the Mfap4 gene encoding microfibril-associated glycoprotein 4 isoform X2, whose product MKALLTLPLLVLLLSTPPCAPQASGIRGDALEKSCLQQPLDCDDIYAQGYQADGVYLIYPSGPSVPVPVFCDMTTEGGKWTVFQKRFNGSVSFFRGWNDYKLGFGRADGEYWLGLQNLHLLTLKQKYELRVDLEDFENNTAYAKYVDFSISPNAVSAEEDGYTLYVAGFEDGGAGDSLSYHSGQKFSTFDRDQDLFVQNCAALSSGAFWFRSCHFANLNGFYLGGSHLSYANGINWAQWKGFYYSLKRTEMKIRRA is encoded by the exons ATGAAG GCCCTGCTGACTCTACCACTGCTGGTTCTGCTGCTTTCGACGCCTCCCTGTGCCCCCCAGGCCTCTGGAATCCGCGGAGATG CTCTGGAGAAGTCTTGCCTTCAGCAGCCCCTAGACTGCGATGACATCTATGCCCAGGGCTATCAGGCAGATGGCGTGTACCTCATCTATCCCTCGGGCCCCAGCGTGCCCGTGCCCGTCTTCTGTGACATGACCACCGAAGGTGGCAAGTGGACG GTCTTCCAGAAGAGATTCAACGGCTCAGTGAGTTTCTTTCGGGGCTGGAACGACTACAAACTGGGCTTTGGCCGCGCGGACGGGGAGTACTGGCTGG GCCTGCAGAACCTGCACCTCCTGACGCTGAAGCAGAAGTACGAGCTGCGAGTGGACTTGGAGGACTTTGAGAACAACACAGCCTACGCCAAGTACGTGGACTTCTCCATCTCCCCTAACGCCGTGAGCGCCGAGGAGGACGGCTACACCCTCTACGTGGCAGGCTTCGAGGATGGCGGGGCAG GTGACTCCTTGTCCTACCACAGCGGACAGAAGTTCTCCACGTTTGACCGGGACCAGGACCTCTTCGTGCAGAACTGCGCGGCCCTCTCCTCGGGAGCCTTCTGGTTCCGCAGCTGCCATTTTGCTAACCTCAATGGCTTCTACTTGGGGGGCTCCCATCTCTCCTATGCCAACGGCATCAACTGGGCCCAGTGGAAGGGTTTCTACTACTCCCTTAAGCGTACCGAGATGAAAATCCGCCGGGCCTGA
- the Mfap4 gene encoding microfibril-associated glycoprotein 4 isoform X1, whose translation MKALLTLPLLVLLLSTPPCAPQASGIRGDALEKSCLQQPLDCDDIYAQGYQADGVYLIYPSGPSVPVPVFCDMTTEGGKWTVFQKRFNGSVSFFRGWNDYKLGFGRADGEYWLGKVGPGRGGAPSASSLLTSGRPSPGLQNLHLLTLKQKYELRVDLEDFENNTAYAKYVDFSISPNAVSAEEDGYTLYVAGFEDGGAGDSLSYHSGQKFSTFDRDQDLFVQNCAALSSGAFWFRSCHFANLNGFYLGGSHLSYANGINWAQWKGFYYSLKRTEMKIRRA comes from the exons ATGAAG GCCCTGCTGACTCTACCACTGCTGGTTCTGCTGCTTTCGACGCCTCCCTGTGCCCCCCAGGCCTCTGGAATCCGCGGAGATG CTCTGGAGAAGTCTTGCCTTCAGCAGCCCCTAGACTGCGATGACATCTATGCCCAGGGCTATCAGGCAGATGGCGTGTACCTCATCTATCCCTCGGGCCCCAGCGTGCCCGTGCCCGTCTTCTGTGACATGACCACCGAAGGTGGCAAGTGGACG GTCTTCCAGAAGAGATTCAACGGCTCAGTGAGTTTCTTTCGGGGCTGGAACGACTACAAACTGGGCTTTGGCCGCGCGGACGGGGAGTACTGGCTGGGTAAGGTGGGGCCAGGGCGCGGGGGTGCTCCCTCTGCCAGCTCTCTGCTGACCAGCGGCCGCCCCTCCCCAGGCCTGCAGAACCTGCACCTCCTGACGCTGAAGCAGAAGTACGAGCTGCGAGTGGACTTGGAGGACTTTGAGAACAACACAGCCTACGCCAAGTACGTGGACTTCTCCATCTCCCCTAACGCCGTGAGCGCCGAGGAGGACGGCTACACCCTCTACGTGGCAGGCTTCGAGGATGGCGGGGCAG GTGACTCCTTGTCCTACCACAGCGGACAGAAGTTCTCCACGTTTGACCGGGACCAGGACCTCTTCGTGCAGAACTGCGCGGCCCTCTCCTCGGGAGCCTTCTGGTTCCGCAGCTGCCATTTTGCTAACCTCAATGGCTTCTACTTGGGGGGCTCCCATCTCTCCTATGCCAACGGCATCAACTGGGCCCAGTGGAAGGGTTTCTACTACTCCCTTAAGCGTACCGAGATGAAAATCCGCCGGGCCTGA